A genomic region of Mitsuaria sp. 7 contains the following coding sequences:
- a CDS encoding family 16 glycosylhydrolase — MGLQNRFAAQGLLRATALGLLVTAAAQANASVTNPTIGRLLWSEEFNGTSLNTSLWTPYDGNGCQINLCGYGNAELEYYSPNNLSIADVPFEAGTRALAIRALRQTIGSNEFTSGKLDTFNKVQVKYGMIEIRMATPQLQTGLWPAAWLLGTSPQVWPRKGEIDIAELGHKSSAWAAAGAPGPDYFVGANVITWAQAACVPGNESCAASTAWQTKNWYKPTTSFANRFVKYRFYWTESEMRFTVVDNDGEHNMYDQPLPVNTDALRAPFYFLLNLAVGGNFTDAANPSQVTAPLPGTMYVDYVRVYELDGKGEVKLGNQTVPEAAGKFGVFTDNTAITNKLQAGSTSDIFLWNGASTGAGNIQPAEGTNVIAWSYNTPGQWFGGGIQARQLRDLTNYRNGNLKFKIKIPANVSFNIGIGDTFTNQNWVNFPANTTAFGLVRNGEWATATVPISTLIGPKVALQSIADIFMFSGDNTKLPAQAFQFAIDDVYWDTGTTTPTDPNPPTTPTTPDGISQPTATTVKFSQGTGTWADVHYTVNGGGQLNVRMLKEGSGNAYTVSGLKKGDVVRFNFTYWDPARNGAYDTTQQSYTLK, encoded by the coding sequence ATGGGATTGCAGAACCGCTTCGCTGCGCAGGGACTCCTGCGCGCCACCGCGCTGGGCTTGCTGGTCACTGCCGCCGCGCAGGCCAACGCCAGCGTGACCAACCCGACCATCGGCCGCCTGCTGTGGTCGGAGGAGTTCAACGGCACTTCGTTGAACACGTCGCTCTGGACGCCGTACGACGGCAACGGCTGCCAGATCAACCTGTGCGGCTACGGCAATGCCGAGCTGGAGTACTACAGCCCGAACAACCTCTCCATCGCCGACGTGCCGTTTGAAGCCGGCACGCGCGCGCTGGCGATCCGGGCGCTGCGGCAGACCATCGGCAGCAACGAGTTCACCTCGGGCAAGCTCGACACCTTCAACAAGGTGCAGGTCAAGTACGGGATGATCGAGATCCGCATGGCGACGCCGCAGCTGCAGACCGGTCTGTGGCCGGCCGCCTGGCTGCTGGGCACCAGCCCGCAGGTCTGGCCGCGCAAGGGCGAGATCGACATCGCCGAGCTGGGCCACAAGTCCTCGGCCTGGGCCGCCGCGGGCGCGCCGGGACCGGACTACTTCGTCGGCGCCAACGTGATCACCTGGGCGCAAGCCGCCTGCGTGCCGGGCAACGAATCGTGCGCGGCCTCGACGGCCTGGCAGACCAAGAACTGGTACAAGCCGACGACCTCGTTCGCGAACCGCTTCGTCAAGTACCGCTTCTACTGGACCGAAAGCGAGATGCGGTTCACCGTCGTCGACAACGACGGCGAGCACAACATGTACGACCAGCCGCTGCCGGTGAACACCGACGCCCTGCGCGCGCCGTTCTACTTCCTGCTGAACCTGGCGGTGGGCGGCAACTTCACCGACGCGGCGAACCCGTCGCAGGTGACGGCGCCGCTGCCGGGCACGATGTACGTGGACTATGTCCGCGTGTACGAGCTCGACGGCAAGGGCGAAGTGAAGCTGGGCAACCAGACCGTGCCGGAAGCGGCGGGCAAGTTCGGCGTGTTCACGGACAACACGGCGATCACCAACAAGCTGCAAGCCGGCAGCACGTCGGACATCTTCCTGTGGAACGGCGCGTCGACCGGCGCGGGCAACATCCAGCCGGCCGAGGGTACCAACGTCATCGCGTGGAGCTACAACACGCCGGGGCAGTGGTTCGGCGGCGGCATCCAGGCGCGTCAGCTGCGTGACCTGACGAACTACCGCAACGGGAACCTGAAGTTCAAGATCAAGATCCCGGCGAACGTGTCGTTCAACATCGGCATCGGCGATACCTTCACCAACCAGAACTGGGTGAACTTCCCGGCGAACACGACGGCCTTCGGCCTGGTGCGCAATGGCGAGTGGGCGACGGCGACGGTGCCGATCTCGACGCTGATCGGACCGAAGGTCGCGCTGCAGTCGATCGCGGACATCTTCATGTTCTCGGGCGACAACACCAAGCTGCCGGCGCAGGCCTTCCAGTTCGCGATCGACGACGTGTACTGGGATACCGGAACGACGACCCCGACCGATCCGAACCCGCCCACCACGCCGACCACGCCGGATGGCATCAGCCAGCCGACGGCGACGACGGTGAAGTTCTCGCAAGGGACGGGCACCTGGGCCGACGTGCACTACACGGTCAACGGCGGTGGCCAGCTGAACGTGCGCATGCTCAAGGAAGGCAGCGGCAATGCGTACACCGTGTCCGGTCTGAAGAAGGGCGACGTCGTGCGCTTCAACTTCACGTACTGGGACCCGGCGCGCAACGGCGCGTACGACACGACTCAACAGAGCTACACGCTGAAGTGA
- a CDS encoding TetR/AcrR family transcriptional regulator, with translation MRNPSKTEAVVSTEGSEGSAAPRGRGRPRDPGKRAGILAAAREHFAEVGFDKGSVDRVASAASVSKVTVYKYFPSKEVLFNAVVNEPIRQAFELDVASLDPTTPQASLEKIAETYLTLITAPEILAHIRLLHASVSVSPALGHDFFSSGPEAVMQELAGFLRACRDAGSLAIRNVPQAAEQFLGMVRGNEQIRLLMRQPPLRAKAATRTYCRACVDLFVRAYRP, from the coding sequence ATGCGGAATCCGTCGAAGACCGAAGCGGTCGTCTCAACTGAAGGCAGCGAAGGCAGCGCGGCCCCTCGTGGAAGAGGGCGCCCGCGCGACCCTGGCAAGCGGGCGGGCATCCTCGCGGCGGCACGTGAGCACTTCGCCGAGGTCGGCTTCGACAAGGGCAGCGTGGACCGCGTCGCCTCGGCGGCGTCGGTCTCCAAGGTCACGGTCTACAAGTACTTCCCGTCCAAGGAGGTGCTGTTCAACGCGGTGGTGAACGAGCCGATCCGCCAGGCGTTCGAGCTCGACGTGGCGTCGCTGGATCCCACGACGCCCCAGGCCTCGCTGGAGAAGATCGCCGAGACCTACCTGACGCTGATCACCGCGCCGGAGATCCTCGCGCACATCCGCCTGCTGCATGCGAGCGTGTCCGTCTCGCCGGCGCTGGGCCACGACTTCTTCAGCTCCGGACCGGAGGCCGTCATGCAGGAGCTGGCCGGCTTCCTGCGCGCCTGCCGCGACGCGGGCTCGCTGGCGATCCGGAACGTGCCGCAGGCGGCGGAGCAGTTCCTCGGCATGGTGCGCGGCAACGAGCAGATCCGCCTGCTGATGCGGCAGCCGCCGCTGCGCGCCAAGGCGGCGACGCGGACGTACTGCCGCGCCTGCGTGGACCTGTTCGTCCGGGCTTACAGGCCCTGA
- a CDS encoding GMC family oxidoreductase — protein sequence MSTQYDADLIVIGSGVMGGLIASRLAKAGKSVIILEAGPRVRRADIVETFRNAPVKLSLANMKLQGAGSPFPNPPHIPSTYGDYLRQTGPVSYPTKYLRVVGGTTWHFGSALWRMIPNDFKLKSLYGRGRDWPIGYDELEPYYCQAESELGVSGVDGQDESGHGGEASPPRSEPFPMKPLNEPYFMKRVAEMLKPGGYNPVIEPHGRASRPYGNRPVCAGNNNCNPVCPIGAKYDGSMHIDVAERAGAKLLDNAVAYRIEAGADGKITRVHYKKPDGSSHALTARHFVLAAYAIEGPKLLLMSTSEKYPNGIANSSDQVGRNLMGHTGISMNIMMNEDVWPGQGPTELLVYLNYRDGAFRKDIPSYKTKFRNTVTTQQIASELLAKGVMGAKLDEEIRKRSARSLNVAVDFETEAQPQNRIVPSKTHTDAIGIPVPEIYYSVNDYWNAGRDFAVKDLERMAKLMEADVLKMDTKHQDRQHIMGTTLMGDDPKDSVVDRDCRTHDHPNFFIAGTGVMPSASCMNPTLTGAALSLRIADTLLKEI from the coding sequence ATGAGCACACAGTACGACGCCGACCTGATCGTCATCGGGTCCGGAGTGATGGGCGGGCTGATCGCCAGCCGCCTCGCCAAGGCGGGCAAGTCCGTCATCATTCTCGAAGCCGGTCCGCGCGTGCGCCGCGCCGACATCGTCGAGACCTTCCGCAACGCGCCGGTGAAGCTCTCGCTGGCCAACATGAAGCTGCAGGGCGCGGGCTCCCCGTTCCCGAACCCGCCGCACATCCCGTCGACCTACGGCGACTACCTGCGCCAGACCGGGCCGGTGTCCTATCCGACCAAGTACCTGCGCGTGGTCGGGGGCACGACCTGGCACTTCGGTTCGGCGCTGTGGCGGATGATCCCGAACGACTTCAAGCTGAAGTCGCTCTACGGCCGCGGCCGCGACTGGCCCATCGGCTACGACGAGCTCGAGCCCTACTACTGCCAGGCGGAATCGGAGCTGGGCGTGTCCGGCGTCGATGGCCAGGACGAGAGCGGCCACGGCGGCGAGGCGAGCCCGCCGCGCTCCGAGCCCTTCCCGATGAAGCCGCTCAACGAGCCCTACTTCATGAAGCGGGTGGCGGAGATGCTCAAGCCGGGCGGCTACAACCCGGTCATCGAGCCGCACGGCCGTGCGTCGCGTCCCTACGGCAACCGGCCGGTCTGCGCGGGCAACAACAACTGCAACCCGGTCTGCCCGATCGGCGCGAAGTACGACGGCTCCATGCACATCGACGTCGCGGAACGCGCCGGCGCGAAGCTGCTGGACAACGCGGTGGCCTATCGCATCGAGGCGGGCGCCGACGGCAAGATCACGCGCGTCCACTACAAGAAGCCGGACGGCAGCTCGCATGCGCTGACGGCGCGCCACTTCGTGCTGGCCGCCTACGCGATCGAAGGACCGAAGCTGCTGCTGATGTCGACTTCGGAGAAGTACCCGAACGGCATCGCCAACTCCTCCGACCAGGTGGGCCGCAACCTCATGGGGCACACCGGTATCAGCATGAACATCATGATGAACGAGGACGTCTGGCCGGGGCAGGGCCCGACGGAATTGCTGGTCTACTTGAACTACCGGGATGGCGCGTTCCGCAAGGACATCCCCAGCTACAAGACCAAGTTCCGCAACACGGTGACGACGCAGCAGATCGCGTCGGAACTCCTGGCCAAGGGCGTGATGGGCGCCAAGCTGGACGAGGAGATCCGCAAGCGCTCGGCGCGCTCGCTGAACGTGGCGGTGGACTTCGAGACCGAGGCGCAGCCGCAGAACCGCATCGTGCCGAGCAAGACGCACACCGATGCCATCGGCATTCCAGTGCCGGAGATCTACTACAGCGTCAACGACTACTGGAACGCCGGTCGCGACTTCGCGGTGAAGGACCTGGAGCGCATGGCCAAGCTGATGGAAGCGGATGTCCTGAAGATGGACACCAAGCATCAGGACCGGCAGCACATCATGGGCACGACGCTGATGGGCGACGATCCGAAGGACTCGGTGGTGGACCGCGACTGCCGCACGCATGACCATCCCAACTTCTTCATCGCGGGAACGGGCGTGATGCCGTCGGCCTCGTGCATGAACCCGACGCTCACCGGGGCGGCCTTGAGTCTGCGCATCGCGGACACGCTGCTCAAGGAGATCTAA
- a CDS encoding sugar dehydrogenase complex small subunit, with product MTHEHDPSQALSRALSRRSLLEMASLAGTALALGGAGLLAAREGLAAAATSAVGAASAAGAAPAAAALPVADFLRLSVFLTGGQALDATLAGRYQVALAKRDPQFGDSARALLALIRSTQAGTIEQLLETPDLQDTLRAATTRIVSAWYLGIVGQDADAELISYAEALMYRPTKDVLVVPTYGAGPDSWGDQPGVTPPVTLAATNERKTA from the coding sequence ATGACCCATGAACACGATCCCTCGCAGGCGCTGAGCCGCGCGCTCTCGCGGCGCAGCCTGCTGGAAATGGCCTCGCTGGCCGGCACCGCGCTGGCCCTGGGCGGCGCCGGCCTGCTGGCCGCGCGGGAAGGCCTCGCGGCGGCGGCCACCAGTGCCGTCGGCGCCGCTAGCGCTGCAGGAGCGGCACCTGCCGCGGCCGCGCTGCCGGTCGCCGATTTCCTGCGCCTCTCGGTCTTCCTGACCGGCGGACAGGCGCTGGACGCGACGCTCGCCGGTCGCTACCAGGTGGCGCTGGCCAAGCGCGATCCGCAGTTCGGCGACAGCGCCCGCGCGCTGTTGGCGCTGATCCGCAGCACGCAGGCCGGGACCATCGAGCAACTCCTCGAAACGCCCGATCTCCAGGACACGCTGCGCGCGGCGACCACGCGCATCGTCTCGGCCTGGTACCTGGGCATCGTCGGCCAGGACGCCGACGCCGAGCTGATCAGCTATGCCGAGGCGCTGATGTACCGCCCGACCAAGGATGTCCTGGTGGTGCCGACCTACGGCGCCGGTCCCGACTCCTGGGGCGACCAGCCGGGCGTGACCCCGCCGGTGACCCTGGCCGCAACCAACGAACGCAAGACCGCATGA
- a CDS encoding cytochrome c has protein sequence MNFTRWIPRGAAALSLSMLGLCACPGLALAQQSPQPQQQLQAQPVDAALVARGRQLAIAADCAACHTTPKGGAPFAGGYAIESPMGAIVATNITPSTTHGIGSYTLLEFQRALRQGVRRDGSHLYPAMPYTAYTQLSDDDTAALYAYFMHDVKPVDQPVAAETKLPFPFSVRASMAVWNALFLKDQRFTPDPGMADPVNRGAYLANALAHCSTCHTPRNVLMAEDLGQPFLSGANVGPWFAPNITSDAVHGIGGWSDDELVQYLKTGQVHGKAQAAGPMAEAIEHSLQHLPESDLRAIVVYLKQTPPVAGDAAQAGVKARHALGEASRDEVALRGLKDVDPGWRVFSASCAHCHQENGTGTSNGEYPSLFHNSATGGDRADNLIATILHGVDRTVAGKPHFMPAFGDVASFTDRLSDQEIADLSNYVLSRYGNAAVKVSVEDVRVARAGGPKPFLAKAQPFMVPAGVLVLLALIALVLRRLRARRARRAF, from the coding sequence ATGAATTTCACGAGGTGGATACCGCGTGGCGCAGCGGCGCTGTCGCTCTCGATGCTGGGCCTGTGCGCCTGCCCGGGGTTGGCGTTGGCGCAGCAGTCACCGCAGCCGCAACAGCAGTTGCAAGCGCAACCTGTCGATGCGGCGCTGGTTGCTCGCGGCAGGCAACTGGCGATCGCAGCCGACTGCGCGGCCTGCCACACCACGCCCAAGGGAGGCGCGCCCTTCGCCGGCGGCTACGCGATCGAGTCGCCGATGGGCGCCATCGTCGCGACCAACATCACGCCGTCGACGACGCATGGCATCGGCAGCTACACGCTGCTCGAGTTCCAGCGCGCGCTGCGCCAGGGCGTGCGTCGCGACGGCAGCCATCTCTACCCGGCGATGCCCTACACCGCGTACACGCAGCTGTCGGACGACGACACCGCCGCGCTCTACGCCTACTTCATGCACGACGTGAAGCCGGTGGACCAGCCGGTGGCCGCCGAGACGAAGCTGCCGTTCCCGTTCAGCGTGCGGGCCTCGATGGCGGTGTGGAATGCGCTGTTCCTGAAGGACCAGCGCTTCACCCCGGACCCCGGCATGGCGGACCCGGTGAATCGCGGCGCCTATCTGGCCAACGCGCTCGCGCACTGCAGCACCTGTCACACGCCGCGCAATGTCCTGATGGCCGAGGACCTCGGCCAGCCCTTCCTGTCCGGCGCCAACGTCGGTCCCTGGTTCGCGCCGAACATCACCTCGGACGCGGTGCACGGCATCGGCGGCTGGAGCGACGACGAGCTGGTGCAGTACCTCAAGACCGGCCAGGTCCACGGCAAGGCGCAGGCGGCCGGCCCGATGGCGGAGGCCATCGAGCACAGCCTGCAGCATCTGCCGGAATCGGACCTGCGCGCCATCGTGGTCTATCTGAAGCAGACCCCGCCGGTGGCCGGCGACGCCGCGCAGGCGGGCGTCAAGGCGCGTCACGCGCTCGGCGAAGCCTCCCGCGATGAAGTCGCGCTGCGGGGTCTCAAGGACGTCGATCCCGGCTGGCGGGTGTTCAGCGCCAGCTGCGCGCACTGTCACCAGGAGAACGGGACGGGAACGTCGAACGGCGAGTACCCCTCGCTGTTCCACAACAGCGCGACGGGCGGCGACCGCGCCGACAACCTCATCGCGACCATCCTGCACGGCGTGGACCGCACGGTGGCCGGCAAGCCGCATTTCATGCCGGCCTTCGGCGATGTCGCCTCCTTCACCGACCGCCTCAGCGACCAGGAGATCGCCGACCTCTCCAACTACGTGCTGAGCCGCTACGGCAATGCCGCGGTGAAGGTCAGCGTCGAGGACGTCCGCGTCGCCCGCGCCGGCGGTCCCAAGCCCTTCCTCGCGAAGGCGCAGCCCTTCATGGTGCCGGCCGGCGTTCTGGTGCTGCTGGCGCTGATCGCCCTCGTGCTGCGCCGCCTTCGCGCCCGGCGCGCGCGCCGCGCCTTCTGA
- a CDS encoding SgcJ/EcaC family oxidoreductase produces the protein MKKLVKSAGHTSANTAGSTADAASVQADIEGVLQTYETALNASDIDTVLSVFAPDGVFMAPNSPSTVGADAIRAAYTGIFQAITFETVLTVEELVQVARDWAFVRTSSNGHVTVNAIKQRVPDANHELFIFQRGDDDAWKIARYAFASTNPAPH, from the coding sequence ATGAAGAAGCTCGTGAAATCCGCAGGCCACACCTCAGCAAACACTGCGGGCAGTACCGCAGACGCCGCGTCGGTCCAGGCAGACATCGAAGGCGTCCTGCAGACCTACGAGACCGCGCTGAACGCGTCGGACATCGACACAGTGCTGAGCGTCTTCGCACCCGACGGCGTCTTCATGGCGCCGAACAGCCCGTCGACGGTCGGCGCCGATGCCATCCGGGCGGCCTACACCGGCATCTTCCAGGCGATCACTTTCGAGACCGTGCTGACGGTCGAGGAGCTCGTGCAGGTGGCGCGGGACTGGGCGTTTGTCCGGACGAGTTCGAACGGGCACGTGACCGTGAATGCGATCAAGCAGCGCGTCCCCGACGCGAACCACGAACTGTTCATCTTTCAGCGGGGCGATGACGACGCGTGGAAGATCGCGCGCTACGCCTTCGCGTCGACGAATCCGGCGCCCCACTGA
- a CDS encoding AraC family transcriptional regulator: protein MSDATELPENMVTLKSTERHWNGVHVALNEFTCSGRVLFHMAQHEEASRFGVLLDEVGDHCETRLSANAPCPRDYRPRHMYFAPAEMALWGYSSDTRYVKCAAISFDMPALNERLELSHALGLAGVPRIRFVDDPLWTLTRLLTEAIDDPDPSSQLYGDSLVAAMASRLFERPQETKTSAPGLSPTQLKEAMSFLDAQLPHRVELAALAELAGLSQSHYSRAFKASTGMSPYQWQLHARIERAKDLLMNSCRALDSVAAVTGFADAVHFGRVFRKLTGATPAAWRMDRLT, encoded by the coding sequence ATGTCCGACGCTACCGAACTTCCCGAAAACATGGTCACGCTGAAGTCCACCGAACGCCATTGGAACGGCGTGCACGTGGCATTGAATGAATTCACCTGCTCGGGGCGCGTGCTGTTCCACATGGCGCAGCATGAAGAGGCGAGCCGGTTCGGCGTGCTTCTGGACGAGGTCGGCGATCACTGCGAGACGCGTCTGTCTGCGAATGCGCCCTGTCCGCGGGACTACCGGCCCCGCCACATGTACTTCGCGCCGGCCGAGATGGCGCTGTGGGGCTATTCGTCGGACACCCGCTATGTGAAGTGCGCGGCGATCAGCTTCGACATGCCCGCGCTCAACGAGCGGCTTGAGCTGTCGCACGCCCTCGGTCTGGCGGGCGTGCCGCGGATCCGTTTCGTCGATGACCCGCTGTGGACCTTGACGCGGCTGCTGACGGAAGCGATCGATGACCCGGATCCCTCCAGCCAGCTCTATGGCGATTCACTGGTCGCGGCGATGGCCTCGCGGCTTTTCGAGCGTCCCCAGGAGACGAAGACGAGTGCGCCCGGGCTCTCGCCGACGCAGTTGAAAGAGGCGATGAGCTTCCTCGACGCCCAGTTGCCCCACCGCGTGGAACTCGCCGCGCTGGCCGAGCTGGCGGGGCTGTCCCAGTCGCATTACAGCCGCGCCTTCAAGGCGTCCACCGGCATGTCGCCCTACCAGTGGCAGTTGCACGCACGGATCGAGCGGGCGAAGGACCTGTTGATGAACAGCTGCCGCGCGCTGGACAGCGTGGCCGCGGTCACCGGCTTCGCCGACGCCGTCCACTTCGGTCGGGTGTTCCGGAAACTGACGGGAGCGACACCGGCCGCGTGGCGCATGGATCGGCTGACCTAG
- a CDS encoding helix-turn-helix transcriptional regulator, translating into MSIPPELPENLLKRDTSGRSWNGVLVEVTEFTCGGRVLHQMRHGPETRLGVILEEVGRGRCEPRLSASTPCPVDYRPRHMHFAPADIELWGYTADARFVKDVSLSFDMATLCERLQIPSGTGLLDVPRLRFTDDRVWSLAKLLAEAVQDPDPGAQLYGDSLIAAIAARLLEPPKTADKPAAGLSPRQLRDAIMFLDSQLPARVDLATLAALAGLSQSHYSRAFKASTGIAPYQWQLQARIERAKSLLVGSVRSLEEVAEATGFADAVHFGRTFRKLTGATPAAWRADRLA; encoded by the coding sequence ATGTCCATCCCGCCCGAGCTTCCCGAGAACCTGTTGAAACGGGACACCTCAGGCCGCAGCTGGAACGGGGTGCTGGTGGAGGTGACCGAGTTCACCTGCGGGGGTCGGGTGTTGCATCAGATGCGGCACGGGCCCGAGACCCGGCTGGGCGTCATCCTGGAGGAAGTGGGCCGCGGCCGCTGCGAGCCCCGCTTGAGCGCGAGCACCCCGTGCCCGGTCGACTACAGGCCGCGTCACATGCACTTCGCGCCGGCGGACATCGAGCTCTGGGGGTACACGGCGGATGCGCGTTTCGTCAAGGATGTCAGCCTCAGCTTCGACATGGCCACGCTGTGCGAGCGTCTGCAGATCCCGTCAGGCACGGGCCTGCTCGACGTCCCGCGACTGCGATTCACCGACGACCGGGTGTGGTCGCTGGCGAAGCTGCTGGCCGAGGCCGTGCAGGATCCCGACCCCGGCGCGCAGCTGTACGGAGACTCGCTGATCGCGGCGATCGCGGCTCGGCTGCTGGAGCCGCCCAAGACCGCCGACAAGCCGGCGGCCGGCCTGTCTCCGAGGCAGTTGAGGGACGCGATCATGTTCCTCGACTCGCAACTCCCGGCGCGAGTGGATCTGGCGACCCTGGCGGCCTTGGCGGGCCTGTCCCAGTCGCACTACAGCCGTGCTTTCAAAGCGTCGACGGGCATCGCGCCCTACCAATGGCAGCTCCAGGCGCGCATCGAGCGTGCCAAGTCCTTGCTCGTGGGCAGCGTCCGGTCGCTGGAGGAGGTGGCGGAAGCCACCGGCTTCGCGGACGCGGTGCACTTCGGCCGCACCTTTCGCAAGCTGACCGGCGCGACGCCGGCCGCGTGGCGGGCTGATCGCCTGGCCTAG
- a CDS encoding LysR family transcriptional regulator, producing the protein MDIEELKTFVEVADAGGISPAALRLGVAKSIVSRRLARLEADLGVQLLARTTRGASLTEAGTTFRDYAARICAELDIARETVLPAGDLRGRLRIAAPLSFGPTHFAPVLAEMARRHPLLHLQTCYSDHFVDLVTQGYDCAIRVGYLPDSNLVAARVGQIHAKLVASPAYIAAHGAPETPEELLAHEALMQGMESWQLMDGDEIITVRPQGRFKADNGSALVAAAVAGLGIGYLPDGLTHSHRASGALVPVMTRYPVRTAGAYVVRPPGPHPSRKIRVLIELLREYFDQTPNLVAAA; encoded by the coding sequence GTGGACATCGAGGAACTCAAGACCTTCGTGGAAGTGGCCGATGCGGGCGGGATCTCTCCCGCCGCACTCCGGCTGGGGGTCGCCAAATCCATCGTCAGCCGGCGCCTCGCGCGGCTGGAGGCCGACCTCGGCGTGCAACTGCTGGCGCGCACGACGCGCGGCGCGTCGCTCACCGAAGCCGGGACGACCTTCCGGGACTACGCCGCCCGGATCTGCGCGGAGCTCGACATCGCGCGGGAGACGGTGCTGCCCGCCGGCGACCTGCGCGGGCGCCTGCGCATCGCCGCGCCGCTGTCCTTCGGCCCGACGCACTTCGCCCCCGTGCTGGCCGAGATGGCCCGCCGTCATCCGCTGCTGCACCTCCAGACCTGCTACAGCGACCACTTCGTCGATCTCGTCACGCAGGGCTACGACTGTGCGATCCGGGTCGGCTACCTGCCCGATTCGAACCTCGTCGCCGCGCGCGTCGGCCAGATCCACGCGAAGCTGGTGGCGAGCCCCGCCTACATCGCGGCGCACGGCGCGCCGGAGACCCCCGAGGAGCTCCTGGCGCATGAAGCGCTGATGCAGGGCATGGAGAGCTGGCAGTTGATGGACGGCGACGAGATCATCACGGTGCGTCCGCAAGGGCGCTTCAAGGCGGACAACGGGTCGGCGCTGGTGGCCGCGGCCGTCGCGGGGCTGGGCATCGGCTATCTGCCCGATGGCCTCACCCACAGCCATCGGGCGTCCGGCGCCCTGGTGCCCGTCATGACCCGCTATCCCGTGCGGACCGCGGGCGCCTACGTCGTGCGTCCGCCCGGCCCGCATCCCTCACGGAAGATCCGCGTGCTGATCGAGTTGCTGCGCGAGTACTTCGACCAGACACCGAACCTCGTGGCGGCGGCGTAG
- a CDS encoding pirin family protein has translation MNARDGLQRPVDAGPRRVSLRTRGHMHGPITRLMSPSDLGHTLKPFVFLDLFDIDLHDPRGGFSIHPHSGLATITVIVDGDLRFDDPADGTGYIGFGGFEWMRAGGGVWHGKELSGGRSPRAKGFQLWIALPPALEQATVESQYVEAPQVPTTGPAHVILGSYGGVRSPARSPDGVTYLLVRLAAGTSWTFVPPEGQTVAWMAVASGRLVGEASAETGQMALFDPSSQSIALEAGAEEDVVFVIGSAVPHAHELHLGNYSVHTSAAALEKGEANIERLRKLLIAAGDRRQGDGGSIPVFTGEAGGE, from the coding sequence ATGAATGCCCGGGACGGATTGCAGCGCCCCGTCGACGCGGGCCCGCGCCGCGTGAGCCTGCGCACGCGCGGTCACATGCACGGCCCGATCACGCGCTTGATGAGCCCGTCGGATCTTGGACACACGCTCAAGCCCTTCGTGTTCCTCGATCTTTTCGACATCGACCTGCACGACCCGCGCGGGGGGTTCTCCATCCACCCGCATTCCGGCCTGGCCACGATCACGGTCATCGTGGACGGAGACCTGCGCTTCGATGATCCGGCGGACGGCACCGGGTACATCGGCTTCGGCGGCTTCGAGTGGATGCGTGCCGGCGGCGGCGTCTGGCACGGCAAGGAGCTGTCCGGCGGCAGGTCCCCGCGCGCCAAGGGCTTCCAGCTCTGGATCGCGCTGCCGCCGGCGCTGGAACAGGCGACGGTCGAGAGCCAGTATGTGGAGGCGCCGCAGGTGCCGACGACCGGCCCCGCGCACGTCATCCTCGGCAGCTATGGCGGCGTGCGCAGTCCCGCGCGGTCTCCCGACGGCGTGACCTATCTGCTGGTCCGGCTGGCCGCGGGCACCTCGTGGACCTTCGTCCCGCCGGAGGGGCAGACGGTCGCGTGGATGGCCGTGGCCAGCGGTCGCCTGGTGGGCGAGGCCTCGGCGGAGACGGGCCAGATGGCGCTCTTCGATCCGTCGTCCCAATCCATCGCGCTCGAAGCCGGTGCCGAGGAAGACGTCGTGTTCGTCATCGGGTCCGCGGTGCCGCATGCGCATGAGCTGCATCTGGGCAACTATTCGGTGCACACGTCGGCGGCGGCCCTGGAAAAGGGCGAGGCCAATATCGAGCGTCTGCGCAAGCTGCTGATCGCCGCCGGGGATCGACGCCAGGGGGACGGCGGATCGATCCCGGTCTTCACCGGCGAAGCGGGCGGCGAGTAG